A portion of the Cygnus olor isolate bCygOlo1 chromosome 15, bCygOlo1.pri.v2, whole genome shotgun sequence genome contains these proteins:
- the GDE1 gene encoding glycerophosphodiester phosphodiesterase 1 isoform X2 encodes MLSDGLGFWPLIGLGLALGGSRQLAGNITAAAPLQPGARRPAERPARPQAPRRRRPHCPPRRGARRAREHAGGHPTAENGATGVELDLEFTADGVPILMHDETVERTTDGSGRLRDLTFDEVRKLNPSAKHRLWSKFQGEKVPTLREAVVESMHHDLTIYFDVKGHANQAVDALKQLYLEFPRLYNSSIVCSFMPDVVYKMRQADRNVVTALTHRPWHLSHLGNGTPRFDSFWKHYLYMMMDVILDWSLHSFLWRLCGVSAFLIQKNFVSQDYVRHWSSKGIQVVAWTVNTFAEKIYYENVLESSYITDSLVEDCDPHY; translated from the exons ATGCTTTCTGATGGACTTGGCTTTTGGCCTCTCATAGGATTGGGGCTCGCTCTGGGTGGGAGCAGGCAGCTAGCTGGGAATATAA ctgctgctgcacctctgcAGCCTGGAGCCCGCCGCCCCGCAGAGCGCCCAGCGCGTCCTCAAgccccgcggcgccgccgcccgcaTTGCCCACCGCGGCGGGGCGCACGACGCGCCCGAGAACACGCTGGCGGCCATCCGACAG CTGAGAATGGAGCAACAGGTGTTGAGCTGGATCTTGAATTTACTGCGGATGGTGTTCCTATTCTAATGCATGATGAAACAGTAGAAAGAACAACTGATGGGTCTGGCAGACTGCGTGACTTGACTTTTGATGAAGTTAGGAAGCTTAATCCATCTGCAAAACATAGGCTATG GAGCAAATTCCAGGGTGAAAAGGTACCAACTCTGAGAGAAGCTGTTGTGGAGTCTATGCATCACGACCTTACAATCTACTTCGATGTCAAAGGCCATGCAAATCAG GCAGTTGATGCCCTAAAACAACTCTACCTGGAATTTCCTCGTTTGTATAACAGCAGCATAGTCTGTTCTTTCATGCCAGATGTTGTTTATAAG ATGAGACAAGCTGATAGAAATGTGGTAACAGCCCTGACACACAGGCCTTGGCACCTGAGTCATCTTGGAAATGGGACACCTCGTTTTGACTCCTTCTGgaaacattatttatatatgaTGATGGATGTCATTCTAGATTGGAGCCTACACAGTTTCTTATGGAGATTATGTGGGGTTTCAGCCTTCCTCATAcagaaaaattttgtttctca AGATTATGTGAGGCACTGGTCTTCAAAAGGAATTCAGGTGGTTGCCTGGACAGTGAacacatttgcagaaaaaatatattatgaaaaCGTCCTTGAATCCAGCTACATCACAGACAGCTTGGTGGAAGACTGTGATCCTCATTACTAG
- the GDE1 gene encoding glycerophosphodiester phosphodiesterase 1 isoform X4 — MHDETVERTTDGSGRLRDLTFDEVRKLNPSAKHRLWSKFQGEKVPTLREAVVESMHHDLTIYFDVKGHANQAVDALKQLYLEFPRLYNSSIVCSFMPDVVYKMRQADRNVVTALTHRPWHLSHLGNGTPRFDSFWKHYLYMMMDVILDWSLHSFLWRLCGVSAFLIQKNFVSQDYVRHWSSKGIQVVAWTVNTFAEKIYYENVLESSYITDSLVEDCDPHY, encoded by the exons ATGCATGATGAAACAGTAGAAAGAACAACTGATGGGTCTGGCAGACTGCGTGACTTGACTTTTGATGAAGTTAGGAAGCTTAATCCATCTGCAAAACATAGGCTATG GAGCAAATTCCAGGGTGAAAAGGTACCAACTCTGAGAGAAGCTGTTGTGGAGTCTATGCATCACGACCTTACAATCTACTTCGATGTCAAAGGCCATGCAAATCAG GCAGTTGATGCCCTAAAACAACTCTACCTGGAATTTCCTCGTTTGTATAACAGCAGCATAGTCTGTTCTTTCATGCCAGATGTTGTTTATAAG ATGAGACAAGCTGATAGAAATGTGGTAACAGCCCTGACACACAGGCCTTGGCACCTGAGTCATCTTGGAAATGGGACACCTCGTTTTGACTCCTTCTGgaaacattatttatatatgaTGATGGATGTCATTCTAGATTGGAGCCTACACAGTTTCTTATGGAGATTATGTGGGGTTTCAGCCTTCCTCATAcagaaaaattttgtttctca AGATTATGTGAGGCACTGGTCTTCAAAAGGAATTCAGGTGGTTGCCTGGACAGTGAacacatttgcagaaaaaatatattatgaaaaCGTCCTTGAATCCAGCTACATCACAGACAGCTTGGTGGAAGACTGTGATCCTCATTACTAG
- the GDE1 gene encoding glycerophosphodiester phosphodiesterase 1 isoform X3, protein MLCRGDGLLGSLTALLVALLALSRSPALSCVLPAGLYLLLHLCSLEPAAPQSAQRVLKPRGAAARIAHRGGAHDAPENTLAAIRQAAENGATGVELDLEFTADGVPILMHDETVERTTDGSGRLRDLTFDEVRKLNPSAKHRLWSKFQGEKVPTLREAVVESMHHDLTIYFDVKGHANQMRQADRNVVTALTHRPWHLSHLGNGTPRFDSFWKHYLYMMMDVILDWSLHSFLWRLCGVSAFLIQKNFVSQDYVRHWSSKGIQVVAWTVNTFAEKIYYENVLESSYITDSLVEDCDPHY, encoded by the exons atGTTGTGCCGCGGGGACGGGCTGCTGGGCTCCCTCACGGCGCTGCTGGTGGCGCTGCTGGCGCTGAGCCGCAGCCCGGCGCTGTCGTGCGTGCTGCCGGCCGGCCTCTAcctgctgctgcacctctgcAGCCTGGAGCCCGCCGCCCCGCAGAGCGCCCAGCGCGTCCTCAAgccccgcggcgccgccgcccgcaTTGCCCACCGCGGCGGGGCGCACGACGCGCCCGAGAACACGCTGGCGGCCATCCGACAG gCAGCTGAGAATGGAGCAACAGGTGTTGAGCTGGATCTTGAATTTACTGCGGATGGTGTTCCTATTCTAATGCATGATGAAACAGTAGAAAGAACAACTGATGGGTCTGGCAGACTGCGTGACTTGACTTTTGATGAAGTTAGGAAGCTTAATCCATCTGCAAAACATAGGCTATG GAGCAAATTCCAGGGTGAAAAGGTACCAACTCTGAGAGAAGCTGTTGTGGAGTCTATGCATCACGACCTTACAATCTACTTCGATGTCAAAGGCCATGCAAATCAG ATGAGACAAGCTGATAGAAATGTGGTAACAGCCCTGACACACAGGCCTTGGCACCTGAGTCATCTTGGAAATGGGACACCTCGTTTTGACTCCTTCTGgaaacattatttatatatgaTGATGGATGTCATTCTAGATTGGAGCCTACACAGTTTCTTATGGAGATTATGTGGGGTTTCAGCCTTCCTCATAcagaaaaattttgtttctca AGATTATGTGAGGCACTGGTCTTCAAAAGGAATTCAGGTGGTTGCCTGGACAGTGAacacatttgcagaaaaaatatattatgaaaaCGTCCTTGAATCCAGCTACATCACAGACAGCTTGGTGGAAGACTGTGATCCTCATTACTAG
- the GDE1 gene encoding glycerophosphodiester phosphodiesterase 1 isoform X1 gives MLCRGDGLLGSLTALLVALLALSRSPALSCVLPAGLYLLLHLCSLEPAAPQSAQRVLKPRGAAARIAHRGGAHDAPENTLAAIRQAAENGATGVELDLEFTADGVPILMHDETVERTTDGSGRLRDLTFDEVRKLNPSAKHRLWSKFQGEKVPTLREAVVESMHHDLTIYFDVKGHANQAVDALKQLYLEFPRLYNSSIVCSFMPDVVYKMRQADRNVVTALTHRPWHLSHLGNGTPRFDSFWKHYLYMMMDVILDWSLHSFLWRLCGVSAFLIQKNFVSQDYVRHWSSKGIQVVAWTVNTFAEKIYYENVLESSYITDSLVEDCDPHY, from the exons atGTTGTGCCGCGGGGACGGGCTGCTGGGCTCCCTCACGGCGCTGCTGGTGGCGCTGCTGGCGCTGAGCCGCAGCCCGGCGCTGTCGTGCGTGCTGCCGGCCGGCCTCTAcctgctgctgcacctctgcAGCCTGGAGCCCGCCGCCCCGCAGAGCGCCCAGCGCGTCCTCAAgccccgcggcgccgccgcccgcaTTGCCCACCGCGGCGGGGCGCACGACGCGCCCGAGAACACGCTGGCGGCCATCCGACAG gCAGCTGAGAATGGAGCAACAGGTGTTGAGCTGGATCTTGAATTTACTGCGGATGGTGTTCCTATTCTAATGCATGATGAAACAGTAGAAAGAACAACTGATGGGTCTGGCAGACTGCGTGACTTGACTTTTGATGAAGTTAGGAAGCTTAATCCATCTGCAAAACATAGGCTATG GAGCAAATTCCAGGGTGAAAAGGTACCAACTCTGAGAGAAGCTGTTGTGGAGTCTATGCATCACGACCTTACAATCTACTTCGATGTCAAAGGCCATGCAAATCAG GCAGTTGATGCCCTAAAACAACTCTACCTGGAATTTCCTCGTTTGTATAACAGCAGCATAGTCTGTTCTTTCATGCCAGATGTTGTTTATAAG ATGAGACAAGCTGATAGAAATGTGGTAACAGCCCTGACACACAGGCCTTGGCACCTGAGTCATCTTGGAAATGGGACACCTCGTTTTGACTCCTTCTGgaaacattatttatatatgaTGATGGATGTCATTCTAGATTGGAGCCTACACAGTTTCTTATGGAGATTATGTGGGGTTTCAGCCTTCCTCATAcagaaaaattttgtttctca AGATTATGTGAGGCACTGGTCTTCAAAAGGAATTCAGGTGGTTGCCTGGACAGTGAacacatttgcagaaaaaatatattatgaaaaCGTCCTTGAATCCAGCTACATCACAGACAGCTTGGTGGAAGACTGTGATCCTCATTACTAG